A segment of the Deinococcus fonticola genome:
CCAGGACGATTTCTTCCTTGACCCCAGATGCCCAAGTTTTGCGCTGCTTTCCCATAGAGTTCCTCCAGTTTGCCTGACCCTCCTATCGGTCAGGCGATTTTTGGAAGGAATCCCTGGAGCATTACCGTACCTGTAGCTCCGGCGGGAAGCCCCGTTGTGGTCACAGTTACTGAAGCAGCTAAGGCAGGAGAGAGAGTAAGCAGGAGAGCAAGGGTGACTGTGCGCATGGTTCCTCCGTTTTGTACCTAATTTGATAGTACCAAGTTTCACTGTACTCGTAATCGGTGAAGCGGTCACGCTCGGTGTATGGCCAGAGTAAAGCGTGACCCCAGTGATACTCGCCGCATGTTTGGCGAGCGGCTGAGATCACGCAGAAAAGAACTGAAACTAACCCTCGAGGACGTGGCGGAGAAAGCCCAGATGAACTGGTCATACATCGCCCAGGTCGAGCGGGGCGAACGCAACGTGTCCATCGACAATATGGCCGCGCTGGCAGAGGCACTGGACGTCTCACTGCGCGACCTACTCTGACGCCCGTGGCGTGCGCGGCAGCAGGGGCGTGATGCCCCCATTTTCAAAGGCGACGGGGATGGCTTCCGGCTCATCCCTTTGGATGTACGCGACCCCGGAGAGTCGCCCTTCCTGCCAGCCCACAAACAGGAGCGCCCGCTCCTCGGTGAGCAGTCCTTGCTGCCGTGCCTGATATACCCAGCGGAGTTGATCGAGCGCATCCTGCATCTCTGCGTTAGGAGCCATGACCCACATCCCCTGCCAGTCCAGCTGACTTTGATGAGTTGCGCTCAGGGCATCGGCCCATCCCAACACGTAATCCGCATCCATCGCCAGCGGTGTGTCGAGAGCCGTGCGGCTTCCCGGCACTGTCCCTGGCGTGATGTATTCGATCCCCACCGTACCTTGTTGCAGCGATCCGAAGATCGGGCCGCCCCACCACCGTCCGGTGCAGCGCAAATGGGTACGCAGTGCGCGAGTAGCAGGGGCATGAATGACCACCTCCTGCACAGCAGAGTCAGAAGCCTGAGAGCGGGCAAGATGTTGTGACCTTGGCCCGTAGTAAAGATCGTGCAGCCGGGTCATCGTCCGGCTCCACGGTTTGAAAAGCGAAGAGCATCGGTGGCTGGCGAGTGGTTTTTTGTCACGGTGGGTACCTCGCGTTCAGGGCGTGGAGCCGGAACGCTACAGAAGAGAATTGATGGCTTATTCATTAGGGAAACTCCGTCTGAACTCCCTGTTTTGAGGGAATTTCTGGAGGCGAAGCAAAGCGAAGACCCTTGAACGGTCTTTGCCGCCAAGGGTCATTTCCTTCACTGACGTGGGTTTTGAGACGCACTTTTCTGTTCAGGGTTCTGTTGTCAGCGCTCCCTGTTAAACCACTGGGCCAGCAT
Coding sequences within it:
- a CDS encoding helix-turn-helix domain-containing protein; this translates as MARVKRDPSDTRRMFGERLRSRRKELKLTLEDVAEKAQMNWSYIAQVERGERNVSIDNMAALAEALDVSLRDLL